One window of Deltaproteobacteria bacterium genomic DNA carries:
- a CDS encoding chromosomal replication initiator protein DnaA — protein sequence MSAVWDQVKDQIRSYLPKNSFSLWIHPISCLEANGTSMVLGCPNRFSRNWVMENYLSLIREKLEASGMGHMAVDFKVQARKREPSPAALPTHPDQLPLPSMPRPRNLWLKSQFTFDRFIVGQSNEFAYSASRSMASGGSCDYQSLLMLANTGLGKTHLSQAIGHTILDKDPESRIFYMTAEDFTNEMIAS from the coding sequence ATGAGCGCGGTCTGGGACCAGGTCAAGGACCAAATCCGGTCCTATCTTCCAAAAAACAGCTTCTCCCTCTGGATCCATCCCATCTCCTGCCTGGAGGCGAACGGGACATCCATGGTCCTGGGCTGCCCCAACCGGTTCTCCAGAAACTGGGTCATGGAAAACTACCTGAGCCTGATCCGGGAGAAACTGGAGGCCTCGGGCATGGGCCATATGGCCGTCGACTTCAAGGTCCAGGCCCGCAAGCGGGAGCCCTCTCCCGCCGCTCTCCCGACCCACCCCGACCAGTTGCCCCTGCCTTCCATGCCCCGGCCCAGAAACCTCTGGCTCAAGAGCCAGTTTACCTTTGACCGCTTTATCGTCGGTCAATCCAACGAGTTTGCCTATTCCGCGTCCAGGAGCATGGCATCGGGCGGCTCCTGCGACTATCAGTCGCTCCTGATGCTCGCCAACACCGGTCTGGGCAAGACCCATCTCTCCCAGGCCATCGGGCATACCATCCTGGACAAGGATCCCGAATCCCGGATCTTCTACATGACGGCCGAGGATTTCACCAACGAGATGATCGCGTCCC
- a CDS encoding D-alanine--D-alanine ligase has product MTRKIRIAVLAGGWSGERQVSLKSGKAVYEALNRERYDVTLYDPRDDLETLIRKRGEIDLAFILLHGRFGEDGRIQGMLDLLQIPFVGSGVLASAMALNKRVAKDVFRRAGLPVAEDMILNRGEGFSADEVAERLGVPLVVKPVSEGSSLGIAIAHDRESIAEGIKKAFQYDREVMAEAYVAGTEITCCVLGNQALEALPVVEIVPTDAYAFFDYEAKYTPGATREICPAPIPQVLAQEAAKWAKAAHTALGCRVWSRSDMIIRDETLYLLETNTIPGMTETSLFPLAARAAGMSLSDLLDRMIALSLED; this is encoded by the coding sequence GTGACGCGCAAAATCAGGATTGCGGTGCTGGCAGGGGGTTGGTCCGGTGAGAGACAAGTCTCTTTAAAGAGCGGAAAGGCTGTTTACGAGGCCCTCAACAGGGAGAGATACGATGTAACCCTCTACGATCCCCGGGACGACCTTGAGACTTTGATCAGAAAGAGGGGGGAGATAGACCTGGCTTTTATCCTGCTTCATGGAAGGTTTGGAGAAGATGGAAGGATCCAGGGGATGCTGGATCTGTTGCAGATCCCCTTTGTGGGATCCGGGGTACTGGCCAGCGCCATGGCTCTGAATAAACGGGTTGCAAAGGATGTTTTTAGAAGGGCCGGGCTGCCGGTGGCAGAGGATATGATCCTGAATCGCGGAGAGGGGTTTTCTGCAGACGAGGTTGCGGAGAGGCTCGGGGTTCCTCTGGTGGTCAAGCCGGTCTCCGAGGGGTCCAGTCTCGGGATCGCTATCGCACATGACAGGGAATCGATCGCGGAAGGTATAAAGAAGGCCTTTCAGTATGACAGGGAGGTGATGGCCGAGGCATATGTGGCGGGAACCGAGATTACCTGTTGCGTTCTGGGGAACCAGGCGCTCGAGGCACTTCCTGTTGTGGAGATTGTTCCGACGGATGCGTACGCCTTTTTTGACTACGAGGCCAAATATACGCCGGGCGCCACCCGTGAAATCTGTCCGGCCCCCATCCCGCAGGTCCTGGCCCAAGAGGCCGCCAAATGGGCAAAAGCAGCGCACACCGCCCTGGGCTGCCGCGTTTGGAGCAGGAGCGACATGATCATTCGGGATGAGACCCTCTATCTGTTGGAGACCAATACCATCCCCGGAATGACCGAGACCAGCCTTTTTCCCCTGGCGGCCCGGGCCGCAGGCATGTCCCTTTCCGATCTCCTGGACAGGATGATCGCCCTTTCCCTGGAGGATTAG
- a CDS encoding PaaI family thioesterase — protein sequence MNHPLIKDAYCFCCGKDNPNGLQLSIVNHGPAGVKTDFIAEKRYCGWSGYLHGGVISLIFDELLGWVSFHLGYDAVTARLEVRYRQPVPLESRLILKAALKREEKGLLDIDTTACLEDGSVAAVGKGRMMIIEKRRP from the coding sequence ATGAACCACCCCCTTATAAAGGATGCCTATTGTTTCTGCTGCGGAAAAGACAATCCCAATGGACTCCAGCTCAGCATCGTCAATCACGGACCGGCGGGGGTCAAGACCGACTTCATCGCTGAAAAGAGATACTGCGGATGGTCAGGGTATCTTCATGGCGGGGTGATCAGTCTTATCTTTGACGAACTGCTGGGGTGGGTCTCATTCCATCTGGGATATGACGCGGTCACGGCCAGACTGGAGGTCCGGTACCGTCAGCCGGTGCCCCTGGAATCCCGGCTCATCCTGAAAGCCGCGTTAAAAAGGGAGGAGAAAGGACTGCTCGATATCGACACCACTGCCTGCCTGGAGGATGGATCGGTGGCCGCGGTCGGAAAAGGCCGCATGATGATCATTGAAAAACGCCGGCCCTAA
- a CDS encoding Rrf2 family transcriptional regulator, with translation MKLSTRSRYGTRMMLDLAAHYDEGPVQIGDISRRENISVKYLEQLIIPLKKARLIESARGPKGGHMLTKSPEEITIGEIVRVMEGGIDLTHCIENPDVCEKTNSCLTRTVWEDATRAIYERLDASTLANIIEKGSNR, from the coding sequence ATGAAATTATCCACGAGAAGTCGGTACGGCACGCGAATGATGCTCGATTTGGCCGCCCACTACGATGAAGGACCGGTGCAGATCGGAGATATTTCAAGACGTGAGAATATCTCTGTCAAATATCTTGAACAACTCATTATCCCGCTTAAGAAGGCCCGCCTGATCGAGAGCGCCCGCGGTCCAAAGGGGGGGCATATGCTGACCAAATCCCCTGAGGAGATTACCATTGGAGAGATTGTCCGGGTGATGGAGGGGGGGATAGACCTGACCCACTGCATAGAAAACCCGGACGTGTGCGAGAAGACCAACAGTTGCCTGACCCGTACCGTCTGGGAGGATGCCACCCGGGCGATTTATGAGAGACTCGATGCCTCAACCCTGGCCAACATCATCGAGAAGGGAAGCAACAGATAA
- a CDS encoding MOSC domain-containing protein — translation MKIASIAISRKKGTPKGEVREASLLKDYGIEGDAHAGPWHRQVSFLSAESIQGARGRGLDVAFGSFAENIATTGVDWQAIPVGTRMGLGDSALVEITQKGKDCHKRCAVYYLSGDCIMPREGVFGRVISGGKIRCGDAVRIVGRP, via the coding sequence ATGAAAATTGCCTCCATCGCCATCAGCAGGAAGAAAGGGACCCCCAAGGGGGAGGTGAGAGAAGCGTCACTCCTCAAGGATTACGGGATTGAAGGTGATGCCCACGCAGGCCCGTGGCACCGGCAGGTGAGTTTCCTTTCGGCTGAAAGCATTCAAGGTGCACGGGGTCGGGGGCTGGATGTGGCTTTTGGAAGCTTTGCAGAGAATATCGCCACAACAGGGGTTGACTGGCAAGCGATTCCAGTGGGGACCCGGATGGGCCTTGGAGATTCAGCCCTGGTGGAGATCACACAGAAAGGGAAGGATTGTCACAAGCGGTGTGCGGTCTACTATCTGTCCGGGGATTGCATCATGCCCCGGGAAGGGGTGTTCGGCAGGGTGATCAGTGGCGGGAAGATCCGGTGTGGCGACGCGGTGCGCATCGTGGGGAGGCCTTGA